One Calliopsis andreniformis isolate RMS-2024a chromosome 9, iyCalAndr_principal, whole genome shotgun sequence genomic window carries:
- the E(pc) gene encoding enhancer of Polycomb has protein sequence MSKLSFRARALDASKPMPIYMAEELPDLPDYSAINRAVPQMPSGMEKEEECEHHLQRAICTGLIIPTPEVTDLADVEAYDKIYPADYKLPRQLIHMQPFAMEQDIPDYDMDSEDEKWVAVQSRKMDLTPLQFEEMMDRLEKSSGQTVVTLNEAKALLKEDDDLIIAVFDYWLNKRLKTQHPLLLTVKTEHRFGSAANNPYLAFRRRTEKMQTRKNRKNDETSYEKMLKLRRDLSRAVTLLEMVKRREKTKREHLHLTIEVYEKRYQAQDFNGQILAEVSALKTPRPAFAPLFTNQFGVHQNWANKVCSKDEVVPRKEKRQYKKRKHKTDSRGGSLDDTGVRGGTGSGGGRGSRPGVLGGGLDPLMSSDEDSPLPSHSHSQPSVPSDRDDEDTADEGQFAFRRNRNSTYLPPVSGGFGNWPWCDKSEGGLADKKYRFALTSISKPVPRCIGFARRRIGRGGRVILDRCSTDMDDMWSSLDFTIHQPKREAVDSDATVMSTTPVKKEWLHFRPKTPPVSVHSPSEESSDTDSDEEPTLSQTKPLPYPFPPEATSICVEVEPERAGDEPPFTSEFNIADYFTVDTLSDFDLAVASITGSACVSGLSDNNSSDSRTDEMGSSHFVVTPLPSSLFAQPATQQGRPQYSASGSSVNTSTSSTVSSSFSCTTNQATTSNTVSTQCASAATEAQLNHQSKQQQQHRQLPNNSSTASILSKSLTSPTNNRNGGSCGSGSAGVKVFSASTTSSGTITNFGNGHQNGPLPHINNSNNISNSTHVVNNQSTIVLPQKHPPSNLLPGLIAQSKLASLARQQQQTQSQAQQIPTSGEITLNSNSESLDMEVDAVENSACDGKPQQQQLVRANKTNSLAMEVT, from the exons ATGAGCAAGCTGTCGTTCAGGGCCCGCGCCCTGGACGCTTCCAAGCCCATGCCGATTTACATGGCCGAGGAATTGCCGGATCTGCCAGATTACTCGGCCATTAACCGTGCTGTGCCCCAAATGCCCAGCGGCATGGAAAAGGAGGAGGAATGT GAACATCACTTGCAAAGAGCAATATGTACGGGTCTAATCATTCCTACTCCTGAAGTAACTGACTTGGCAGATGTGGAAGCTTATGACAAGATATATCCAGCTGACTATAAGCTACCACGTCAACTTATACATATGCAAC CGTTTGCTATGGAACAAGATATTCCGGATTATGATATGGATTCGGAAGATGAAAAGTGGGTTGCCGTACAAAGTCGTAAAATGGACTTGACTCCACTTCAGTTTGAAGAAATGATGGATCGCTTGGAGAAAAGTTCAGGGCAAACTGTAGTCACCCTTAATGAAGCTAAAGCGCTTCTAAAAGAAGATGATGATTTAATCATTGCTGTTTTTGATTACTGGTTAAATAAACGTCTTAAAACA cAACATCCACTTTTATTAACAGTAAAAACAGAGCATCGGTTTGGTTCAGCTGCCAATAATCCTTATTTAGCGTTTAGACGTAGAACAGAAAAAATGCAAACACGTAAAAACCGCAAAAACGATGAAACTAGTTACGAAAAAATGTTAAAGCTCCGTAGGGATCTTAGTAGAGCAGTTACCCTTCTTGAAATGGTTAAACGAAGAGAAAAAACGAAGCGGGAACATTTACACCTTACAATTGAAGTTTATGAGAAAAG ATATCAGGCACAAGACTTTAATGGACAAATACTGGCAGAAGTATCGGCACTGAAGACACCAAGACCAGCATTTGCTCCATTATTTACAAACCAATTTGGTGTTCATCAAAACTGGGCAAATAAAGTTTGTAGTAAA GACGAAGTAGTACCTAGGAAAGAAAAAAGACAGTATAAGAAACGGAAACATAAAACTGACAGCAGGGGAGGAAGTTTGGACGATACTGGTGTACGTGGTGGAACAGGTAGCGGAGGTGGTCGAGGATCTCGGCCTGGTGTTCTTGGAGGCGGGCTGGACCCGCTGATGAGCTCAGATGAAGATAGTCCACTTCCATCTCACTCACATTCTCAGCCCTCGGTTCCCTCTGATCGTGATGATGAAGATACCGCCGATGAGGGTCAATTCGCTTTCAGACGGAATCGAAATAGCACTTATTTACCA CCTGTATCAGGTGGGTTTGGAAATTGGCCTTGGTGTGATAAAAGCGAAGGGGGCTTGGCTGATAAGAAGTATAGGTTTGCACTGACCAGCATCAGCAAACCAGTGCCGAGGTGTATTGGTTTCGCACGACGACGAATTGGTCGGGGTGGCAG AGTGATATTGGATCGTTGTTCAACCGATATGGATGACATGTGGTCTTCTTTAGACTTCACGATACACCAACCAAAACGAGAAGCCGTGGATTCTGATGCGACTGTCATGTCAACAACACCAGTTAAAAAAGAGTG GTTACACTTCCGACCAAAGACTCCACCTGTGTCAGTGCATAGTCCAAGTGAAGAAAGTAGTGATACGGACTCGGATGAAGAGCCAACGTTATCCCAAACAAAACCGCTTCCGTACCCGTTCCCACCCGAGGCAACATCTATCTGTGTAGAAGTAGAGCCTGAACGTGCGGGAGACGAACCACCTTTTACGTCAGAATTTAATATCGCAGATTACTTCACGGTGGACACTCTGTCGGATTTCGACCTTGCCGTGGCGAGTATCACCGGTAGTGCGTGCGTTAGTGGACTATCGGATAATAACTCTAGCGACTCGCGGACAGACGAGATGGGTAGTTCACATTTCGTTGTGACACCGCTACCTAGCAGTCTTTTTGCACAGCCTGCGACGCAGCAGGGTCGGCCTCAGTACAGTGCTAGTGGTTCTAGTGTAAATACTTCGACAAGTTCTACGGTATCGTCGTCTTTTTCGTGTACGACCAATCAGGCGACAACATCGAATACAGTGTCTACGCAATGCGCAAGTGCTGCTACCGAGGCACAGTTGAACCATCAATCtaaacaacaacaacagcataGACAATTGCCAAACAACAGCAGTACTGCCTCCATTTTATCTAAGTCCTTGACTAGTCCAACAAATAATAGGAATGGCGGCAGCTGCGGCAGTGGTAGTGCTGGAGTCAAAGTGTTCAGTGCAAGTACCACAAGTAGTGGAACAATAACAAACTTTGGTAATGGCCACCAAAATGGTCCTTTACCCCATATAAACAATTCTAACAATATTTCGAATAGCACTCATGTGGTGAATAATCAGTCAACGATAGTTCTGCCGCAAAAACATCCGCCGTCCAATCTGCTACCTGGCTTGATTGCGCAGAGCAAATTGGCGAGTCTCGCTAGGCAACAACAACAAACGCAAAGTCAGGCGCAACAAATCCCAACGTCCGGGGAAATTACGCTTAATAGTAATAG TGAAAGTTTGGATATGGAGGTGGATGCAGTGGAAAATTCGGCTTGCGATGGTAAGCCGCAGCAACAGCAGCTTGTACGGGCAAACAAAACAAATTCATTAGCAATGGAAGTGACATGA
- the LOC143183662 gene encoding glyoxylate/hydroxypyruvate reductase A — protein MVHSIAILSVIPRLSYHLRMQLPSLTIFDVSPDKNDSLLELKKADIIVSDCDLFLPYIDKLPSLKWLQTTWAGVNALVPGLQNKKVDYVITRFSDKAFGLAMSEYVVAHIFNFERDQRQQYENQKNCEWKTDGKILNHRLICDLSVVILGLGNIGKFIAQKLKTFGATVCGVTRTPLKEKLDYLDEHATIECLPQMLEKCDYVVNALPSTPNTVGLLNGNVLQNCKNRGSIFINIGRGTIIKEADLINALKQQWIAGAILDVFEEEPLPKQSKLWTLPQVTISPHMSGVTRPQDVARFFAENYKKFVKGENMLNVVNLQEGY, from the exons ATGGTGCATAGTATTGCAATTCTAtccgtgatacctaggttatctTACCACCTTCGAATGCAACTTCCGAGTTTAACGATATTTGACGTTTCGCCAG aTAAAAATGATTCATTATTAGAATTAAAAAAAGCGGATATAATAGTAAGCGACTGTGATTTATTTTTACCATATATAGATAAATTGCCATCCTTAAAATGGTTACAAACAACGTGGGCTGGTGTTAATGCATTGGTTCCTGGATTGCAAAATAAAAAAGTTGATTATGTTATTACTCGTTTTTCTGACAAAGCTTTTGGTTTAGCCATGTCTGAATATGTGGTGGcacatatttttaattttgaacgtGATCAAAGGCAACAATATGAAAATCagaaaaactgtgaatggaaaaCTGATGGGAAAATTCTTAATCACAGACTAATTTGTGATTTGTCTGTGGTTATTTTGGGCCTAGGAAATATCGGAAAATTCA TTGCACAAAAACTGAAGACATTTGGGGCTACAGTTTGTGGTGTCACACGAACACCACTTAAAGAAAAATTAGATTATCTTGATGAGCATGCAACAATTGAATGTCTACCTCAAATGTTGGAAAAATGTGATTATGTTGTAAATGCTTTACCATCTACACCAAATACTGTGGGTTTGTTAAATGGGAATGTATTACAAAATTGTAAAAACCGTGGTAGTATTTTTATCAATATAGGTAGAGGGACAATCATTAAAGAAGCAGATCTAATTAATGCTCTTAAGCAACAGTGGATTGCGGGAGCAATTTTAGATGTTTTTGAAGAAGAACCACTGCCAAAACAAAGTAAACTGTGGACATTACCACAG GTCACTATTTCACCTCACATGTCAGGTGTTACTCGTCCCCAGGATGTTGCAAGATTCTTTGCTgagaattataaaaaatttgttaaaggTGAAAATATGTTAAATGTAGTAAATTTACAAGAAGGTTATTAA
- the Trsn gene encoding translin → MAERISEIFKSFQDYLNNEEGLREEIRAIVNDLEKDAGDILMILQNIHNENKGEENIIVSEYCTNARILFEDVRKNYARLTEVLPKGQYYRFHEQWRSVTQKLCFLASLIIYLEINILATHEAVAEMLGVTNERNYGFHLDLEDFLIGLLQLAAELSQFAISSFTNGNNDRPIEIAQFLNDLNAGFKLLNLKNDSLKKHVDGLKYAIEKMEKVVSDLNMRGLKPSPNPAIQEA, encoded by the exons ATGGCAGAGAGAATATCAGAAATCTTTAAATCATTTCAAGACTATTTAAATAATGAAGAAGGATTACGTGAG GAAATTCGTGCCATTGTGAATGATCTTGAAAAAGATGCTGGAGACATTCTAATGATATTACAGAACATTCATAATGAAAATAAGGGTGAAGAAAATATAA TTGTATCTGAATATTGCACAAATGCAAGAATATTATTTGAGGATGTGCGTAAAAATTATGCAAGACTCACAGAAGTCCTACCGAAAGGTCAATATTATAGATTCCATGAACAGTGGCGTTCTGTGacacaaaaattatgttttctaGCTTCTTTAATAATCtatttagaaataaatattttggCTACCCATGAGGCTGTGGCAGAAATGTTAGGAG TTACAAATGAAAGAAATTATGGCTTTCACTTGGACCTGGAAGACTTTTTAATTGGTTTGTTACAGTTAGCTGCAGAATTG AGTCAATTTGCTATAAGTAGTTTTACTAATGGTAATAATGACAGACCTATAGAAATTGCACAATTCCTAAATGACCTAAATGCAGGCTTTAAACTTTTAAATCTTAAAAATGATTCCTTAAAGAAACATGTTGATGGCTTAAAATATGCCATTGAAAAAATGGAAAAAGTAGTTTCTGACCTCAATATGAGAGGATTGAAACCATCTCCAAATCCAGCTATTCAGGAGgcataa